One window of Candidatus Sericytochromatia bacterium genomic DNA carries:
- a CDS encoding DUF1826 domain-containing protein — protein sequence MPFVTPWPSATHSAAEAARQLKARPGEAWLRQPPEERQRTLAEALSPYHHAAAWEVEYCVAARATHWAAEPLEQALGHALVGLDPADNQRLREVLCDEALDQAAWLYQLACEFGIACETLRLRWSAIAHQPCWKFHRDTMPLRLVTTYRGPTTQWTSDEALLGLTTAGPEHTLNAAAPGAALVMPGKLAPAPLAPGVIHRSPPLETSDARLLLVVDMMATVP from the coding sequence ATGCCCTTCGTGACGCCGTGGCCATCAGCCACCCACTCAGCCGCGGAGGCCGCCCGGCAGCTCAAAGCGAGGCCCGGTGAGGCCTGGCTGCGTCAGCCGCCTGAGGAGCGCCAGCGCACGCTGGCGGAAGCCCTGTCGCCCTATCACCACGCGGCAGCTTGGGAAGTGGAATACTGCGTCGCGGCGCGTGCAACGCACTGGGCCGCCGAGCCGCTGGAGCAGGCCCTCGGACACGCACTGGTCGGCCTCGACCCGGCTGACAATCAGCGCCTCCGAGAGGTCCTCTGCGATGAGGCACTGGATCAAGCCGCCTGGCTCTATCAGCTGGCCTGCGAGTTCGGAATCGCCTGCGAAACCCTGAGACTGCGCTGGTCGGCGATCGCCCACCAGCCCTGCTGGAAATTCCACCGCGACACCATGCCCCTGCGCCTGGTCACCACCTATCGGGGCCCGACCACCCAGTGGACGAGCGACGAGGCGCTGCTCGGGCTCACCACGGCCGGGCCTGAGCACACGCTGAACGCGGCTGCGCCCGGGGCCGCGCTGGTCATGCCGGGCAAGCTGGCCCCCGCGCCACTCGCCCCGGGCGTGATCCACCGCTCGCCCCCGCTTGAGACGAGTGACGCCCGCCTGTTGCTGGTGG